The window ATCTTGTGCTCAATCCGCGGCTCAATATCTTTGTATACAAGCAGGTGAACATGCCCCAACAAGTTGGCCAATACGCTCCAATTCTGATGACTGGTAAAGCTAAAATCGAATAAAAGCAACATCGCATAACAGCGACTTACCGCTACACTTCGGCACAAGGCCTCGCTCGGGCTACGCCAAATTGTCCTCCTGGCATTCGCCTTGCGTTCGCAAGCTACATGCCAGTCCCTAACGTCCCGTCCGGGACTCAGGGTCGGACAACTTCGGTAAGTCTAGTTCGTTAAGCGCAATTACTTAAAATGCTTCTTGAGAATCACAAAAAAATAACTGAAAAAGATTTAGAATCTGCAAACTTAATATGGAATTTTCTTTCTATTCGGGATACGATTCAAAAATCAGATCTAATAATTGTCTTGTGTAGTCATGATTTGAGAATTGCGAAATATGCTGTTGATCTTTATAAACAAGGTTTAGCCAAATATATACTCTTTTCAGGTGGTTTAAATTTCTTTACCAAACATATTTTTCCTAATTCAGAAGCTGAAGCTTTTGCAAATTTAGCAATCTCTGAAAATATTCCAAAAGAATTTATAATTATAGAAAATAAATCCTCCAATACAGGGGAAAATATTCAATTTTCTAAACAACTTCTTTATTCTTTGAATCTAAAATTCGAAAATATCATCGCTATCCAGAAACCTTCAATGACTTTAAGAATTAAGCTTGCATTAGATAAACAGTGGCCTGATGGAAATTTTTCTATTGCTTCACCAAACTATAGTCTTTTTGATGCTACGCATTCACATATTAACCTTTTTATGATTATTAATGAAATCGTTGGTGATCTACAAAGGATCATTGAATATCCGAAATTAGGTTTTCAATCTGATACGATTATTCCAGATAAAATAATTTTAGCTTACAGTCAATTAATTGAAAATGGCTATAATTTACATTTAAACAAATCAAGTTTTTGAATTTTGAATTTATGTTAATATAAAAGATATTCTGCTAACCTTCATTTTTTTAAAAAAAATTTCTTAATCCGAAAAAACGAAGAGTTGAAAAACTAAAAGAAACTACTATTGTTTTAGATTAGAATTTTATACGAAATAAGCTTTTGCAAATAAGTAACTGCGCTTAACAGCAGCTAACCGCTTCGCTTCGGGACAAGCCCTCGCTCGGTCTGTGACACATAGGCTTCTGGCACTCCCCTTGCCTGCGCAAGTGTCGTGACCAGTCCCTAACGTCCCGTTACCGGGACTCAGGGCCAGCCCACGTCGGTTAGCCTAGTTCGTTATACGACATAGCCAAAAAATCGATTCTGAATATAAAAATGTAGTTAAGAGATCAAAGATAATCATTTCAAATCACTCATAAAATCTAATTTCTGTAGAATTTTACTAATTTTCTCAATTCAAAATAATTCATTTTTTGATTGAAATTGATTATACAATGTTATTACATTGTTAATACAGGATTAAATATGTTAAAAAAACTTGTACAACACGGAAACAGCTCCGCTTTAGTTATTGAGAAACCTATTCTTGAACTACTAAAAATTGATCAAAATTCTACACTCGAAGTTACCACTGATGGTAAATCTTTAATTATCAAACCAATTGAGAAGAATTTAGCTAAGTCTTTAGAAAAGATTAATAAATCACACAGTAAAACACTCAAAAAACTAGCCCAATAAATGCTCGATGATATTATTTTCCTCTCCATTGAGGACGTAATTCTAATACATAAAAACCAAATTGAAATGTATGGTGGAGCAGCCAATATTCGTGATTATGGACTCTTAGAATCTGCCATTAATCAACCAATGACTACATTTGATGGTGTAAGTTTACATCCTTCATTATTCGATAAAGCTGCAGCATACTTATATTACTTATGCAAAAATCATCCCTTTTTGGACGGGAACAAAAGAGTGGCCTTAGCATCTTCACTGGTATTTCTCGATATTAATGGATATGATATTCTTGATCCAAATGAAATTCTCTATGACTTCGTTATTGGAGTTGCAGAGGGAAAATACAAAATAGAAGAGATTAAGAATACTTTAGAATCTCTAGCTAAACTTAATATTTAAAAATAGGCTACGTCGTATAACAGCGACTTACCGCTACGCTTCGGGACAAGCCCTCGCTCGGCCTACGGCAAATTGTCCTCCTGGCATTCGCCTTGCTTACGCAAGCTACATGCCAGTCCCTAACGTCCCGTTTCCGGGACTCAGGGTCGGACAACTTCGGTAAGTCTAGTTCGTTATACGCAAGCGATAGAAACTATGATTAAAAAACACTCACTATTATATGTATTATCAATTTCTTCTTTCCTTTTAGGATTCCTCTTTCTATTTTCATTGTTCTTACAACTTAGGGAAACTGGGTTTAGTTACTCTCCATTTGAAATTAATTTGGATGATAGCAATAAAATAGCTTCAACTATCCAGGGAATTACAGGTACGATTTGGTTATTTACAACAATTTCTCTACTTTTCCTTACAACTGATATTCAAAAAAAAGAATTTAAAAATACATCAGAAGCATTAAATCGCCAAAACCAAGATAGTCATTTCTTCAGTTTGATAAACACATTTCTTCACATAAGATCAAATATTGAATTCTCGATAAATTTACCAATAACAACTGACACAGGGAAATATTATGATTTAATTCAAAATCAATATAAAGGAAGCAAATATTTCACACACGTATTCTTTTGGTATCATATGTTCTACGAATATATGGACCCTAGAATTACAGACGAAGATAGAAAAAAAAAGCATAAGGAAAGTTTACAAGATATCTTCAGAATACCAGATTCAACATTCGATATATTAATCAAAAGTGGAATTCTCATTGAGGACGAAATGGTGTTTACTAATTTTACTTTTTCAACATTCTATACTTTAATTTCATTTGAATTAGATAGCTACTTAAATTTCCTAAAAGTACTTATTTTATTTTCGTTGAATAGTATAGATCAGAAATTATTCATCAGTCATTTAAAATCTTTACTATCTCCTTATGAAATAAATCTACTTTTCTATTATTCATTATCCCAAAAAGAATTTTTGAACCATCTCAAATCAACTTCCTTTTTTCAAAACATAAATGAAAATCTATTGATTAAAAAAGAGCATATGAGGTTCTTCACAGAATAACTATCGCCAGCGTATAACAGCAACTAACCGCTTCGCTTCGGGACGCGCCCTCGCTTGGGCTGCGCCACATAGGCTTCTGGCACTCCCCTTGCATTCGCAAGTGTCGTTCCAGTCCCTAACGTCCCGTTGGGACTCAGGGCCAGCCTACGTCGGTTAGCCTAGTTCGTTATGCGAAATAATGTAAATAGAACGTTAACTAAAGAATATGTAAAGGAATATGGTCAAATAAAATAGTAACAGAGAAATATATGTCTAAAACCATCAACAGAATCTTTAATAACCAACTTTTTTATTTTACCGTTTTTGCATTCTTATCGTCTCAAATTCTAAATTTAATTTTTGGAAAAGGAGATTCACTTATTCTAACTCTATTGTATTTAATATTGTTTGTTCTCCAAATATATTTTTTATTATTACTTATTTTTGAATTAACAAAACCAGTTCAAAATAACTATAACGTTGATTTTAAATCATTTTCTTTATATATCGTTGCAATTTCTATTATTTTTGGATTTCTCGGCAGTTCTATGACAATAATAAATGCTATATATGCCGAATTGATATTCTCCATATATACTTCCGCGATATTTCTATTACTTACAAAAATACCATATCTTTTCATATTAGTTTCATATATTTCTGCTCGAAATTTTCAATCTATGAATCTACATTTGACGTTAATTTTAAATGAACCTAAATTAAGAACATATTTTATATTTATGATCTTAATCGAATTCACTCCTTTAATTTTTCTAATATTGGAATTATATTTTTCTCCGATTATTACGGCTCTTACTAATTTTTCGATATACTTTCTTTCCGGAATTTTGATGTTAATTATCATAGAAAAACTACAATCAATTTCAAGGAATCAACGAACTTATCGTTAAAATACATTACTTCGCATAACAGCAACTAACCGCTTCGCTTCGGGACGAGCCCTCGCTCGGTCTGCGACACATAGGCTTCTGGCACTCCCCTTGCATTCGCAAGTGTCGTTCCAGTCCCTAACGTCCCGTTCGGGACTCAGGGCCAGCCTACGTCGGTAAGTCTAGTTCGTTATGCGAACATTGCGGGGAAGAGTCGCCACATCCGTGTGGCGTTTTTAAGAATTACAAAAAAATATACATTTGACATATATACAAATATTGTATATTCTGGAAAATTATGAATCAGACTGTTAACATCTCTTTCGAAAAGGCTCTTTTAAAAGAAATTGATAAAATTGCAAAAAGAGAACACAGATCCAGATCTGAATTAATCCGGGAAGCAGCGAGAGCTTACATTGAGAAAAAATCTAAGTGGCAAGCTATCTTTGATTTCGGTGTTAAATCTTCTGAAAAATCGAATCTTACTGAAAATGATATTTTCGCAGAAATTAAAAATGTTAGAAGAAGTAAAAAAGCTTCTTAATGTTAAAAGTTCTATTAGATACAAATATTTATATTTCCGCAATTTTGTTTAATGGTAAACCCAAAGTTGTTTTACAAGATTTAATAGATGAGATTTTTATTGGATTTATCTCAAATGAAATTATCGATGAAATAGAGGAAACTTTATCAAAACCTAAATTCAAACTTCCAAATGATTTTATCCAGTATACAATTTCT of the Leptospira biflexa serovar Patoc strain 'Patoc 1 (Paris)' genome contains:
- a CDS encoding AbrB/MazE/SpoVT family DNA-binding domain-containing protein, producing the protein MLKKLVQHGNSSALVIEKPILELLKIDQNSTLEVTTDGKSLIIKPIEKNLAKSLEKINKSHSKTLKKLAQ
- a CDS encoding YdcF family protein, whose amino-acid sequence is MLLENHKKITEKDLESANLIWNFLSIRDTIQKSDLIIVLCSHDLRIAKYAVDLYKQGLAKYILFSGGLNFFTKHIFPNSEAEAFANLAISENIPKEFIIIENKSSNTGENIQFSKQLLYSLNLKFENIIAIQKPSMTLRIKLALDKQWPDGNFSIASPNYSLFDATHSHINLFMIINEIVGDLQRIIEYPKLGFQSDTIIPDKIILAYSQLIENGYNLHLNKSSF
- a CDS encoding CopG family ribbon-helix-helix protein, with protein sequence MNQTVNISFEKALLKEIDKIAKREHRSRSELIREAARAYIEKKSKWQAIFDFGVKSSEKSNLTENDIFAEIKNVRRSKKAS
- a CDS encoding type II toxin-antitoxin system death-on-curing family toxin; its protein translation is MLDDIIFLSIEDVILIHKNQIEMYGGAANIRDYGLLESAINQPMTTFDGVSLHPSLFDKAAAYLYYLCKNHPFLDGNKRVALASSLVFLDINGYDILDPNEILYDFVIGVAEGKYKIEEIKNTLESLAKLNI